The Erigeron canadensis isolate Cc75 chromosome 1, C_canadensis_v1, whole genome shotgun sequence genome segment atgtttaaagttacacttgtcactcaaatcaagagtcctaactGTTATcaatgaatataaaaataatcctaattgttatcatattatcatagaacaagtgattgaaaataaaccaatGCGTGTTATggacgcgcatcatgattaaatccATATACctaaatgtcaagtacaagatcacaaatatgtttatatttttattcttaattatctttcataataatatcacattatgagtacatctggtttcaaaatattctataatggataaattattatatatagcatgtgccttgtgtaaTGACTACAGCAAACAATTTCAttaatatgtctaggctaataatgacagtgacgaacatatgattattgtactataacttgcaaaatataacacttaaaaccgtattttttcaaaattataagcttttataacttaaatgtatgaagatctaatattgataatatcgtaaatcccgtgtccagtgttggacatggGTCTAATATCTAGTTATATATCTGAAAAATAATTGTACAAAATTGCAATGATactatgcataattttaagttagagTAACACAACAtgtgatatatagattgataattaaattgcttagtaattttagtgtataactaaattattcgagcaaaacgttaaagcacaagtggacaatgcagacatattcgcatgaatgaaagacatccatGGAAACAaaaaccttacttagcgagaactctaatagatgatgtatcaaTTTTTCAACTGTCTGGTCACTGTAAATCAGAATTAAACGAcgactaatgtaacttcatgtttttttagtggtttaattcttacttGGATAAacatttgtcaacttatgatattataaaaattttaaatgtcaTTAATTACTTATGTTTCCCGCGTATTACTCGGGTAATTATctagtttaaaaatatataagaggCGAGGAGCGGCTGTAACTTTTGTTGGTACTTAGTTATAATAGTTTACGGACATAAATTTGTGGTGTCttgtatttattagtttttgcCCAAAATATTAGCCCAAAAGAGGCCTTCCTATTTGGGGCCCTTAACCcacaaacttatatatggaGCCGGGAAACTTTCAACAAAAATTTGGTTAAGTTAAAATTTACCAAATGCTTAATTAACCGCTTTACATTTTTGTTTGGTATCAACatttaatttgtgtttgataattgatatatatactcgtatatcattTCGTGCTGTCTATTAACTTTTGAAATTTGCTGTCTTACAAACGCAACTTTTGCATATAAGAAAACTTTTTATTCCATAATATATTTTAGTCCCTAATGAGCATGGAATGGCAGTAAAGCAAGAGCTCTCACCCATGCTTaccattttattttacattcaTTGGGTACTTAAAGAAACTAATTTAAACTATGGCAGCCGACTCAGATGCCTTGTCTAAAACAAATTCAAACGGCTCACCATTAGGCGAAAGATGTCCCATACTGTTACCAATTGGTAGGCAAATTTTAGGAGCTGCACCACATAAATTGGGACAATATTCAAACATGTAGCTGTTTTGGAACTTAGGTTCCTGCGGTTTTGTGATTCTAAGGCAGCTGCTTGGGGTATTTATGACCCCACCTGTGGTGATAATGTTACCAGATACCACCCCCGTACGACTTGACACCTTCCATACCGTACTCCCATCACATGGGCTTTCTGTGGATTGAATGGCGAGGGGATAGCGTAATTTGACAACATCCTCGTTAAGTGCGACAGGTGTGAAGGTGAAAGGGGTGGAAGGAGCGTAATTTAAAAATACTTGAACAACGTCTGCTTCAGTACACGTTTGGTTTTCACCAATAGGAGTGGCTAGGGTCACTGAATCGCCAAGAGGCCCCCGTATTGGAGGGCTTATGAAGTAGGAGGCGTGTTTCTGGAGTTGATTTCCTTCCCTATCGTATACAAGGGTATCGTCAACCGTGGCCTCGGAAAATAGTAAATGTTTGGTGGAAAGGAGGATAAGAGCATGAAAGAAAGTAGCAGGCTTCATTTTGTGACTTCAAATTCGATACTTGTTTTTGGCGAAGGACTCGTATGGTTTTATAGATAGTTAATTAGGTCACAGTAGTAGGTGGAAATGGAAAGGCGATGATTTATtatcatgtttatatatatatatatatatatttaaaaggtatgaaaatagtaaatatatatatggttttctGCATCTATGTTGAGGgataaaaacacataaatatttttatttatccttaaataatatattaattgataAATATGACCCAAAATTTTGGAGGGACCATAACCCCCTTTAGTCCTTCATATCTTCCGCCACTGGAAATACGTACTCAGCAAATAATAGGAGAGGTTTAAAATACGTTCAAGTTTATTACTCCGTACCatgtttatatatgatatagatatagatatatagactTTGATATGATGTATGCAGATAAGAGGATGACGTATGGTGTCTTGATGCCGACCCCGGCTAGTGACTTGGCATCAGGTACCGGTTGCTTCTCCATAACTATACATTCGACGCCGAATTCTTGGTCGGGTTCTTCATGTATTTGCCGTTGTTCGGCGTTTAACTTTCTTCTTGGATTTTTGTGAATCCCAAATTTAGTGCAAatgtgttatttttgtttattataggATGAtgtatatctataaatatatataaaagaaaaattttaattcataattgtAAAAGTATGGATTGataaagttcaacttttaattagaactattagatcaaatgatgatgtcatatactttatttaacttttttagatttgattttaatttaataaataataataataattatttccTAAtataagtttgtagacattaataattattgtttttaacgatataattatggaaactaatatttttatattttacatcatttttaagtttaatgtaatacatttttaatgtaatacatttttattaaattatatttttgtactaaatttttatcatataccGAATAAAATTTGGctataaggatttttgtataggatttttatcaaataacatttttattaaatcaatgttttaaaaactagACCGGATGTCAAACCGGTCTTTTTAATAGAGAACTAAAAAACACATGTGGGGTATATAataagctatcacaattatatatcaaaaaaataattgtatgaaaattgcaataatattatacataactttaagttagattgacacaacatgcgatatatagattgataattaaattgcttagtaattttaATGTATAACTAAACTAGATTATTTCATGCGTAATACGtggattaaatatattaatttgtcgttataacttataatataattaatagttataaaaataaatacatcatcTAAAAAAGGAACATACATGGAGTCTATAATAAGCTATTACAATTTTAgaaagtaattattttaagagtaaattactgaaattaattatattataattatataattacaaattaatataatttagaaAGTAATAATATTGTAAGTTAGTGACAAATTATTGAGACCTCTAATAGTCATAGATATTTTTCAACTGTCTAGTCACTGTTAACTGGAATCTAAATGACCACTAAtgtaatttcatgttttttaatagtttaattCTTACCTGGTTAAAATCTGTCAATTTATGATATTCATAAacatttaacatgtcattaattatatagatttctcgcgtattacgcgagtaATAATCAGTTTAATATAAGATGATGAGTCTTTATTCAGATGGCAAAAAAATTACAAGAGTTTCCTTTGAGATTACAAGAGATATCTAGaagaatttaatttaaataaaagaatGATGGTGGTGTTAAATATTTTTGCTAGCATTTCAATTTTATGACACGTTTATCTTCTAATTTTTCtttactagttaatcaacccgggttcaacccggacatgttaattaaaatttttaaatcataaaatacgttaaaaaatatatgtaatgtttgttactgatatattataattacttgatataaaactaataattcaactaacacaataaacACATCATAATATTTAAAACACGAATAACTAttgagttaaataaataaataaagatattttactTGTAGTATTATATAAgataatttctttttcttttcaataactaattaattatttttattcaacatGTAAATgggtatgtttatatttttcataattcaataaaaatctttttaaaataaaatatggacttgtcacatcaaaaactttcttaaaatatttataaaaaacaatcttattttattaataatagagattttatttttctaaaggATAGGTTATTAATAGATATATCTACAATCTAGTGTAGTACTATTAACAAATATGCAATGTACTCTTTTCGCTATATTCAATACAAATTCTTCATGAACCCTTTATGAAAGATTGAAAGTAGCCTTATTTTGGTTAATGTAAACATCAATCAATTGTTTAGGTGATATACACGTTATTAGTTATTACTTTAACAATCTTGTTTTGTTATTTCTGCAACAGTAAATTGC includes the following:
- the LOC122587424 gene encoding miraculin-like, with translation MKPATFFHALILLSTKHLLFSEATVDDTLVYDREGNQLQKHASYFISPPIRGPLGDSVTLATPIGENQTCTEADVVQVFLNYAPSTPFTFTPVALNEDVVKLRYPLAIQSTESPCDGSTVWKVSSRTGVVSGNIITTGGVINTPSSCLRITKPQEPKFQNSYMFEYCPNLCGAAPKICLPIGNSMGHLSPNGEPFEFVLDKASESAAIV